GATCGTCCAGGAGCCATCATGGCGATGGTAGTCCCAGTCGCCGTCGGTCAGGGTCCAATGACGTTGGAAGACACCGCCGGCCAATCGCTCCAGGATCGACCTGGCCTTGTTGCGTCGATTCGAAAGCGGAAACGGCAGATCGATCTCGGTCTCGCAGACATAGGAGTTCTCGGTCTGCTCCGTCTCGACAGCCAGGGCCATGCGCGGCATGTACTCGTCGAGCTGGTCGCAATCCTGGATCACCCGCCAGACGTGGGCGGGAGCCGCTTCGACCAGCCCATAGGTCTTGTAGGCGTAGCCGTTTCCACCATTCGGCGGCAGCTCCGTCACGACGACTTCACCGCGCTCGAGCACCTCCCATTGATCCACGCTCAGGGCCGGGAGCAGACCGGGCGGCTGAGCCAACGCCGAGACGGCAAACCAGGGATGGAGGAGGACGAGAAGCAGGCGAAGCCGAATCATCGGGTGGGATCGTATCGAAGCAAGGCGGCGAAGTCTCCAGACGAGGGCGGCAAGCCCTGGGGCACCCTGGTACGTGGCCCGGCAGCGCTCGCGGTATCAGCCCGGGTGGGGGGAAACGGCCTCCGACTCCCATGTTTCTCGGAGGTCGATACAATTCCTGGCTGCGAGGGAGATGGGATGAGCCGGGGGATCGTCGTTGCGTGTCTAGCAGGGCTCTGGCTCCTGGCCGGAGCCGTCCAGGCCGAGAGAGCCTGGGTTCGGGGGGCTCCTCTCAACCTGCGTAGTGGCCCGGGGAACGCGTATCGCATCCTGGCGGCCGCCCAGCCGGGCGATCGGCTGGAGGTCGTCAAGCGCGGTGACGGTTGGACCCAGGTTCGTACCGGCGACGGCAAGACCGGCTGGATCGCCGCGGGTTTTCTCGACGCGGAAGCTCCGCCGACGGTGCGCCTCGGCCAGATCGAGGCCGAGGCCGAGCAGCTGCGAAGCACATTGGCCTCGACCACCGACGAGGCCGAGAGACTGCGCGAAAGCAACAGCAGCTTGAGTTCGTCGGATAGTGGGCAGAAGGAATCGATCGAACGGCTCACCCAGGAGAACTACAAGCTCCGGGCCGGAACACGTTATGCCGAATGGCTGATGGGCGCCTTGATCTTCTGTACCGGCATGGCCCTGGGTGCGATCCTGCACGGGGTCTCCGGCCGGCGACGCGGGAGCCGCCTGCGCCTCTAGCGCCGATCAGGGCGTCAGTAGCTCCGACAACCGGGCGCGGTGCTCGCTGGCTGCGACCACGAGCAGGCGATCCCCCGGCTCCACCCTGTCGGCACCGCGAGGAACCCTGAGTTCGCCATCACGGCCGATGGCCACGAAGAGGAGCCCACGGGGCAGGTCGAGATTGGCGATGACGTCGCCGCATACCGGTGCACCCTTGGCCACCTCCGCTTCCAACACTTCCACACGATCCCCGAGCAAGGCGGCCATCTCGTGTACCACCGCACCCGGGATGTGCTGGAGGGTGAGACCGATCGCCAGGAGCCTTGGGCTGATGATCGCGTCGATGGTGGTCTCACCGATCAAGTTGGCCAGGGCGGGATTATCGACCAGCGCGAATGCGCGCTCCGCTCCCATTCTCTTTGCAAGCAGGCCTGCCACGAGGTTCGTCTCGTGATCATCCGTGAGCGCTACGAAGGTCCCTACCCGCTCGATCTGTTCCTCATCGAGCAGACGTTCGCTGGTGACGGGCCCGTGAACGACGATGGCGTGAGCGAGCTGCTCGGAAGCCCGACGAGCGTGTTCCTCGTCCGGCTCGATCACGACCAATGAATCGGTCTGGCTCTCGAGACGCTTGGCCAGCGCCAACCCCATACGCCCCGCCCCGGCCACCATCACCTTGCGGCTGGCGTCCTGGGAGAGACCCAGCAGCTCGAGCATCCCATCGAGATCCGATTGGGCGAGCGCGAAGTAGACGATGTCCCCGGTTCGGATCGTCTCCTTGCCGTCGGGGACGAGCGCGCCATCTCCGCGGTGGATGGCAGCCACGAGAGAAGGGGTCTCGGCGAAGAAGAGCCTCATGTCGAGCACCGGCCGCTCCGCAAACTCCGAGCCTTCGTGGATCGGAAATCCGGCGACGATCAGCTCGCCCTCCATGAAGGTCGATACGTCGAGGGCACCAGGCACCTCGAGCAGCGACGCGATCTCCTCGACCGCGGCGGCCTCCGGATTGACGCAGACGATGTCGACGGCATCGCTTCGAGAAAGCTCCCTGAAGGCTTCCTCGTGGTCGGGTTCGCGCAGCCGAACCACCACATGGGGAACCTTGAACATGGAAGCCGCGATGCGTCCGCAGACGAAATTCGCCTCGTCGCTCTCGGTGGCGGCCACCACCAGGCTGGCATCGGCAGCACCGGCGCTGCGCAGGGAATCTGCGGTGGCGCCGTTGCCCGCCACGACCCGCACGTCGAGGCTGTCGGCAAGGTCCGCGACCCGGGCCGCGTCACTCTCGATGACCGAGACGTCGTGGCCCTCGGTCGAGAGCTTTCCGGCCAAGGTCGTCCCGACCTGGCCACCCCCCACGATGACGATCTGCACGGGCGGAAAGTGTATCCGGCGCCCCTCCGGGGACAAGCCAAGGGCATTGTTGAGGAGGAAGGACCGGACTACCGTCGACCATGGGTGGGTCGACGCCCAGAAGGACAGCCTTGGCGCACCCTCCCCAGCACGTGGTTCCGCCTCGGAGCCTCGAGCCCGGGTCGAGAGACCTCGAACCGCTCGGCCATCTCGGCCAGGGCGGGGCTCGGGACAGGCTTCCTTTCAGGCTCGTCTTGCGGCTGCTCGGCCGTTGCCTGCAGTGGCTGCGGCCACTGCGACCCCACTTGATGGCCCTGTTCATTGGTTTCGGGTTGGTTGCAATCGCGCTGTTCCCGATCGGCGACACCATCTACCGCATGATGCAAGACTCCGCGATGGTCACCCAGCTGATCGAGTTGCTCTTCCTTACTCCGATTTCGACGTTAGGCCGGTACATCTTCGGGATCCTCGTCGTGGCGGCGGCAAGCTTTCCGTCGGCCAGAAACAGCGGATCGGCATCGCTCGTGCCCTGGTGCGCACATCTCCGATCCTCATCCTGGATGAGCCCACCTCCGCACTCGACCCGGAGACCGAGCGCGCGCTGGTCGAGACGATGGAAGAGGCTCGCCGCGAGCGCTCCGTGCTGGTGATCGCCCACCGCCTGTCGACCATTCGACACGCGGATCGCATCGCATTCGTCGAGGACGGCCAGATCCTGGAGATCGGCAGCCACACCGATCTGATGGAACGGCCCGAGGGCCCCTATCGCCGCTTCGTGGAGTTGCAGACGATCGGAGCTGCTTAGGCGAAAACAGGGACGTTCCCGTCATGACTCCCCGCGCTCTGGCGCTACGATCCTCCGGATGTTCCGCACCCTCTCCATGTTGATGCTCGTCTCGACCGTGGCCCTGGCTGGCTGCGGCGGCCCGGGGGCTTGGCGTCGTGCAGCGTCGAATGCCGCCGCTAGCCAACCCGCACCCGGCGGCGAGCTGGATGGCATCCTGACGGGCCTGTTCGAAGCCCCGGCCGGTGACGGACATAGGCTGGAAGTCGTCGAGCTCCGATTGCTTGCGATGAGCGAGCCGCCGTGGTCGACCCTCGAGCCTGGGAGCGATGCGGCTCGGCGCGGCAGCGTGGGGCTCACGACCCATCGCATCTGTCGTCTTCGAGAAGGTTTGACCTTCCACCGGGTCGAGCGCGCGAGCTGGATGATCTTCCAGGACGGGAAACTCGTGGCGTGGGATCACGGCACCTTCAACCCGGGTTGCGAAGCCGGCCGCAGCTATCGCCCAGCTCGTGCCGAGTCTCTCGCTCTCGAACGCGGACTGCTGCGCTACTCCGCACAGCGCTATCCCGCGGCCCGCCCCACTCTCGAGGAACACCTGCGCGGCGGCCTCGCCCTCCTGGAAGCCGACCGGCTGGACGACGCGAAGCGCGTGCTCAAATATGCAGATGCGAACGTGACCGAACTCTCCGACCACACGGAGACCGTTTTCGGCGATGAGCGCGAAGCCGCAGAGGAGCGACTCGTGGTCGTGAAAGCCCTCCACGGAAAACTACGCAGAGCCGTACGAAAGGCCGACCGAGAAGCCGCCAAACAAGCAAACGGCCCCTAAATCAAGATCCCGCCGCCCGCGTCGCTTGCGCGGCGACCACCGCCAGCGAACGAGCACCCACTCACCGAGGGAGATGCCTGCGCTTTCTTCCGCGCTGACCGCCCCGCGATCGGCCGTGCTGGCAACCGGAACCACCTCGCCGGGGCTGGGCACCGGTCGGG
The sequence above is a segment of the bacterium genome. Coding sequences within it:
- the trkA gene encoding Trk system potassium transporter TrkA; protein product: MQIVIVGGGQVGTTLAGKLSTEGHDVSVIESDAARVADLADSLDVRVVAGNGATADSLRSAGAADASLVVAATESDEANFVCGRIAASMFKVPHVVVRLREPDHEEAFRELSRSDAVDIVCVNPEAAAVEEIASLLEVPGALDVSTFMEGELIVAGFPIHEGSEFAERPVLDMRLFFAETPSLVAAIHRGDGALVPDGKETIRTGDIVYFALAQSDLDGMLELLGLSQDASRKVMVAGAGRMGLALAKRLESQTDSLVVIEPDEEHARRASEQLAHAIVVHGPVTSERLLDEEQIERVGTFVALTDDHETNLVAGLLAKRMGAERAFALVDNPALANLIGETTIDAIISPRLLAIGLTLQHIPGAVVHEMAALLGDRVEVLEAEVAKGAPVCGDVIANLDLPRGLLFVAIGRDGELRVPRGADRVEPGDRLLVVAASEHRARLSELLTP
- a CDS encoding TIGR04211 family SH3 domain-containing protein, coding for MSRGIVVACLAGLWLLAGAVQAERAWVRGAPLNLRSGPGNAYRILAAAQPGDRLEVVKRGDGWTQVRTGDGKTGWIAAGFLDAEAPPTVRLGQIEAEAEQLRSTLASTTDEAERLRESNSSLSSSDSGQKESIERLTQENYKLRAGTRYAEWLMGALIFCTGMALGAILHGVSGRRRGSRLRL
- a CDS encoding ATP-binding cassette domain-containing protein, whose amino-acid sequence is MTETSWPSVESFPAKVVPTWPPPTMTICTGGKCIRRPSGDKPRALLRRKDRTTVDHGWVDAQKDSLGAPSPARGSASEPRARVERPRTARPSRPGRGSGQASFQARLAAARPLPAVAAATATPLDGPVHWFRVGCNRAVPDRRHHLPHDARLRDGHPADRVALPYSDFDVRPVHLRDPRRGGGKLSVGQKQRIGIARALVRTSPILILDEPTSALDPETERALVETMEEARRERSVLVIAHRLSTIRHADRIAFVEDGQILEIGSHTDLMERPEGPYRRFVELQTIGAA